A single window of Streptomyces aquilus DNA harbors:
- the gatA gene encoding Asp-tRNA(Asn)/Glu-tRNA(Gln) amidotransferase subunit GatA has product MTDNVNIIKLTAAETAEKIASGELTAVQVTEAHLARIEAVDEKVHAFLHVDREGALAQARAVDEKRAKGEKLGPLAGVPLALKDIFTTEGIPTTVGSKILEGWIPPYDATLTKRLKAADVVILGKTNMDEFAMGSSTENSAYGPTGNPWDLTRIPGGSGGGSSAALAAHMAPLAIGTDTGGSIRQPAAVTGTVGVKPTYGAVSRYGMVAFSSSLDQGGPCARTVLDAALLHEVIAGHDPLDSTSIDAPVPPVVEAARNGSVQGMRVGVVKQFRGEGYQAGVIQRFDESVALLKELGAEIVELDCPSFDLALSAYYLIAPSECSSNLARFDGLRYGLRTGDDGTHSAEEVTSLTREAGFGPEVKRRIMLGTYALSSGYYDAYYGSAQKVRTLITRDFEKAFEQVDVIVSPTTPTTAFPIGERADDPMAMYLADLCTIPTNLAGNAAMSLPCGLAPEDNLPVGLQIIAPALKDDRLYKVGAAVEAAFVEKWGHPLLEEAPSL; this is encoded by the coding sequence CGGATCGAGGCCGTCGACGAGAAGGTGCACGCCTTCCTGCACGTCGACCGCGAGGGTGCCCTCGCCCAGGCGCGTGCCGTCGACGAGAAGCGGGCCAAGGGCGAGAAGCTCGGGCCGCTCGCCGGTGTGCCCCTCGCGCTGAAGGACATCTTCACCACCGAGGGCATCCCCACGACCGTCGGCTCCAAGATCCTCGAAGGCTGGATCCCGCCGTACGACGCCACGCTCACCAAGCGTCTGAAGGCCGCCGACGTCGTCATCCTCGGCAAGACCAACATGGACGAGTTCGCCATGGGGTCGTCGACGGAGAACAGCGCGTACGGGCCGACCGGCAACCCGTGGGACCTCACCCGCATCCCCGGCGGCTCCGGCGGCGGTTCCTCCGCCGCGCTCGCCGCGCACATGGCGCCCCTCGCCATCGGCACCGACACCGGCGGTTCCATCCGCCAGCCGGCCGCCGTCACCGGCACGGTCGGTGTGAAGCCGACGTACGGCGCGGTCTCCCGCTACGGCATGGTGGCGTTCTCGTCCTCCCTCGACCAGGGCGGCCCGTGCGCCCGTACGGTCCTGGACGCGGCGCTCCTGCACGAGGTCATCGCCGGCCACGACCCGCTGGACTCCACCTCCATCGACGCCCCGGTCCCGCCGGTCGTCGAGGCCGCCCGCAACGGCAGCGTCCAGGGCATGCGCGTCGGCGTCGTCAAGCAGTTCCGCGGCGAGGGCTACCAGGCCGGTGTCATCCAGCGCTTCGACGAGTCCGTCGCCCTCCTCAAGGAGCTGGGCGCCGAGATCGTCGAGCTGGACTGCCCGTCCTTCGACCTGGCCCTGTCGGCGTACTACCTGATCGCGCCGAGCGAGTGTTCCTCGAACCTCGCCCGCTTCGACGGCCTGCGCTACGGCCTGCGGACCGGTGACGACGGCACCCACTCGGCCGAGGAGGTCACCTCCCTCACCCGTGAGGCGGGCTTCGGCCCCGAGGTGAAGCGCCGCATCATGCTCGGCACGTACGCGCTGAGCAGCGGCTACTACGACGCCTACTACGGCTCCGCCCAGAAGGTGCGCACGCTCATCACGCGCGACTTCGAGAAGGCCTTCGAGCAGGTGGACGTCATCGTCTCGCCGACGACGCCCACCACCGCCTTCCCGATCGGCGAGCGTGCCGACGACCCGATGGCGATGTACCTGGCCGACCTGTGCACCATCCCGACGAACCTCGCGGGCAACGCGGCGATGTCGCTGCCGTGCGGTCTGGCGCCCGAGGACAACCTCCCGGTGGGCCTCCAGATCATCGCCCCGGCGCTGAAGGACGACCGCCTTTACAAGGTCGGCGCCGCCGTCGAGGCCGCCTTCGTGGAAAAGTGGGGGCACCCGCTTCTCGAGGAGGCACCGTCGCTGTGA